One region of Qipengyuania gaetbuli genomic DNA includes:
- a CDS encoding M20/M25/M40 family metallo-hydrolase — protein MISFVLLGLCLPSQANAESETDGDPARVSERALLGSMIEIQTVAGRTEEFQRLTLLLRRELEKAGITQIEIKDHDGTQTLIARWPAGRSNESKPILLMAHMDVVEAKPEDWRNPPFELREEDGYYLGRGTADNKGQLAGLLLSLQELRRQDFRPSRDIVILITGDEETTGNGARRAVTEWRSLVDAEYAINFDAGGGTVTRDGKVEAFMLQLSEKAVADFKLTATNRGGHSSTPRPDNAIYALAGAIKAIEAHRFLPMINEGSRAQFQMFADRDGGRLGEIIKAWLADPDNREKADLVEAILPGYTRTRCVATMISGGHAPNALPQRAEANVNCRIFPGVKIEDVRLQLQGASGPDIEVSLVEGSTTPTAEPTAPRDDILQAYQFALETRFPDAPVVPMMSAWATDGAFVRNAGIPVYGLSGDWGISGTSSGSHGLDERMLVEAYHGQIPIMTEFLRILSGT, from the coding sequence TTGATTTCATTCGTATTGCTTGGACTGTGCCTGCCATCTCAAGCGAATGCCGAAAGCGAGACTGACGGTGATCCAGCTCGAGTTTCCGAGCGGGCTTTGCTTGGTTCGATGATTGAGATCCAAACGGTCGCAGGCCGTACGGAAGAGTTTCAAAGGTTGACACTGCTTCTGAGGCGCGAACTCGAGAAGGCTGGAATTACGCAAATCGAGATCAAAGATCACGATGGCACACAGACGCTTATTGCTCGTTGGCCGGCAGGACGAAGCAATGAGAGCAAGCCAATTCTATTGATGGCCCACATGGATGTGGTTGAGGCCAAACCGGAGGACTGGCGGAACCCTCCGTTCGAGTTGCGCGAGGAAGATGGCTATTATCTCGGTCGCGGGACTGCCGACAACAAAGGCCAGCTGGCGGGTCTGCTCCTGTCGTTGCAGGAACTTCGGCGCCAAGATTTTCGGCCATCCCGCGACATCGTAATTCTTATTACCGGCGATGAAGAGACCACTGGAAACGGTGCCAGACGTGCTGTCACTGAATGGCGGAGCCTCGTCGACGCTGAGTATGCGATAAACTTCGACGCCGGCGGGGGAACGGTGACGCGCGATGGGAAGGTAGAAGCGTTCATGCTGCAATTGTCCGAGAAGGCTGTTGCAGACTTCAAGCTAACCGCGACAAACCGTGGCGGACATAGTTCTACACCGCGTCCCGACAATGCGATCTATGCGCTTGCAGGTGCCATAAAGGCCATCGAGGCGCATCGCTTCCTTCCTATGATCAACGAGGGCTCCCGGGCCCAATTTCAGATGTTTGCAGATCGGGACGGGGGACGGTTGGGCGAGATTATCAAGGCTTGGCTAGCAGATCCCGATAACCGCGAAAAAGCAGATCTCGTCGAAGCAATATTGCCTGGCTATACACGCACCCGTTGCGTTGCGACGATGATTTCCGGCGGCCACGCCCCGAACGCCTTGCCGCAACGAGCCGAAGCCAACGTGAACTGTCGCATCTTTCCTGGCGTCAAGATTGAAGACGTAAGGCTCCAGTTACAGGGCGCTTCAGGACCTGATATTGAGGTTAGCCTTGTCGAGGGTTCAACCACACCCACTGCTGAACCCACCGCCCCCCGAGATGACATCCTGCAAGCTTACCAGTTTGCTCTGGAAACACGCTTTCCCGACGCCCCGGTCGTGCCCATGATGTCGGCATGGGCGACTGACGGGGCGTTTGTACGAAATGCCGGCATTCCGGTTTACGGCTTGAGTGGAGACTGGGGGATCTCAGGCACATCCTCGGGCAGTCACGGTCTGGACGAGCGGATGCTGGTAGAAGCCTATCACGGTCAGATCCCAATCATGACCGAGTTTCTCCGCATTCTTTCTGGCACATGA
- a CDS encoding OsmC family protein: protein MTNTMTKPARVAMNGVDVPTFIATLGAVDNQREIARFTFRANGQWLAGTHSRVEFKDFYGACSENEHNQTYAIEGDHPEVLCGTDNAPTPAELLLGALSACLTAGIGNIASMRQVELESVACTVEGDIDLNGILGLDPQVRNGFQGVRVTVAIKGNADDETLEKIVRQSVARSAVFDVMTNGVPVSVAAKVG, encoded by the coding sequence ATGACCAATACCATGACCAAGCCCGCTCGCGTCGCCATGAACGGCGTCGACGTCCCGACTTTCATCGCCACGCTCGGTGCGGTCGACAACCAGCGCGAAATCGCGCGCTTCACCTTCCGCGCCAATGGCCAGTGGCTTGCCGGTACGCATAGCCGCGTCGAGTTCAAGGACTTCTACGGCGCTTGTTCCGAGAACGAGCACAACCAGACCTACGCGATTGAAGGCGACCACCCCGAAGTGCTGTGCGGGACCGACAATGCCCCGACCCCGGCTGAATTGCTGCTCGGCGCACTTTCGGCCTGCCTGACTGCCGGCATCGGCAACATCGCCTCGATGCGTCAGGTCGAACTCGAATCGGTCGCATGCACGGTCGAGGGCGATATCGATCTCAACGGCATCCTCGGTCTCGACCCGCAGGTTCGCAACGGCTTCCAGGGCGTTCGCGTTACTGTCGCCATCAAGGGCAATGCCGATGACGAAACGCTCGAAAAGATCGTGCGCCAGTCGGTTGCCCGTTCGGCCGTGTTCGACGTGATGACCAACGGCGTCCCCGTCTCGGTTGCCGCCAAGGTCGGCTGA
- a CDS encoding amidohydrolase family protein — protein MHLHVRSAVYAGQDPPPMCTPFEVMPRSDNRDGVYEGMDFNHQPCDKPIPAASSDEQVMRDTLAAMEKFNIYGVVSGEPGSLARWLAAAPRRIIPAVDYRLSGTRGSKHVQARTTEQLRGLHADGKLRVIGEIMAQYEGISVDDPRMEPLWALAEELDIPVAIHMGPGEPGQPYSGGGYRVSLGDPLLLEPVLVRHPKLRVSIMHAGYPMADRMRALMFSYPQVYADIGGIVYTEPRTTFYRFLRELVDAGYGDRIMFGSDQMIWPGVIEPAIRTIEDAPFLTSAQKRDIFYNNAARFLRLSETERAAHGGR, from the coding sequence GCCGATGTGCACGCCCTTTGAGGTAATGCCCAGGTCCGACAATCGAGACGGCGTTTATGAAGGGATGGATTTCAACCACCAACCTTGCGACAAACCGATCCCCGCTGCCTCAAGCGACGAGCAGGTGATGCGTGACACTCTCGCGGCCATGGAAAAGTTCAATATCTACGGTGTGGTAAGTGGAGAGCCAGGGTCGCTCGCCCGATGGTTAGCTGCAGCACCACGCAGAATTATTCCAGCCGTGGACTACCGGCTTTCGGGAACCCGCGGATCGAAACACGTTCAGGCTAGAACTACTGAACAACTTCGCGGCCTTCATGCTGACGGCAAGCTGCGTGTCATCGGAGAAATCATGGCGCAGTACGAGGGCATTAGCGTCGATGACCCGCGGATGGAGCCGTTGTGGGCGCTTGCTGAAGAACTTGATATTCCTGTGGCAATCCACATGGGCCCGGGTGAACCTGGTCAGCCTTATTCTGGCGGCGGTTATCGCGTCTCCCTTGGCGACCCCCTGCTCCTTGAGCCGGTGCTTGTCCGGCATCCAAAACTAAGGGTCTCCATCATGCACGCGGGCTACCCAATGGCAGACCGGATGCGGGCGCTGATGTTCAGCTATCCGCAGGTCTACGCGGATATCGGCGGCATAGTATATACCGAGCCAAGGACCACCTTTTACAGGTTTTTGCGCGAGTTGGTGGATGCAGGTTACGGAGACCGCATTATGTTCGGTTCCGATCAGATGATTTGGCCCGGAGTCATCGAGCCAGCGATCCGGACAATTGAAGATGCGCCGTTTCTCACATCAGCTCAGAAGCGTGACATCTTCTACAACAATGCTGCTCGCTTCCTTCGCTTAAGCGAGACTGAAAGAGCTGCACACGGCGGGCGCTGA